The genome window GTAAATAATAGTGATTTAATGACATATTTTTGTTATGATAAATAGTGTAAAGAACAAATAACAAATGAGGAAAAAATATATGACAGAAGTAGCAACTACACCTTTGTCAGGGAAAGAGCTGTTACAAAAAGTAAAAGAATTATCTGATGTTCCCCGCCGTGAAAGGGCAAGACGTTGTGGCTACTATACCGAATCAAAAAACGGTAAAGTTAGGGTAAATTTAACTGATTTTTATGATGCTGTTTTATCTGCAAAAGGCGTTCCTTTAGATCCAGAAAGAACTAAAGATGGAAGAGGAAGAGAAGCAACTTTCCGTGTCAGTGTTCACAAAAACGGTCAAATCGTTATTGGTTCTAGCTACACTAAAAAAATGGGTTTACAATCAGGTGATGAATTTGAAATTAAGCTAGGTTACAAACATATTCACCTTAAACAAGTGGGAGAAGGAGACGATTTTGATATGGATGATGATGAATAAATTATCCTTAAATCTACCGAGATTTTATCGTTTAAAAAAAAATCTAATAATTTCCTTTTATTGAACCTTGTAAATAAATAATGATTGACTGGGAAAGCAATTTCATAACCTCAACCCTAATCAATGGCAATGGCATTATCAAAGTTATTTTGTTCTTGATAATATGGGGGGTTGTTTGGTTGCCAATTGCATTTCCCCTTACAAGGTTAATTAACTGGCACCCCGCCACCCCAATTTCAAACTCTCAAAAGCTAACACTAATCGTATCTCTTTATCTCATTGCTCCCTTATTGGCATGGGGAGTAATGAGCATAGATTTGCATAAAATAAGTTTGACTTTCAGTCTTAGCAACTTCAATTGTATCTTATGGGGTTATGTAATAGGAATTGTTACTATCATATTTACAAATCTGATGACATTTGCGTTCGGGTGGGCGGTATGGAAAAAACCTTCCCAGTTTTTAATGTCTGTGGTTAAAACTTTACCCCTATTATTATTGGTTAGTCTCCTCATCGCTTCGGTGGAAGAATTGATTTTTCGGGGGGTATTCAAGGATTTTTTGAGCCAAGACTATAATATTTGGCTAACAGCAATCATTTCTAGTGCTATATTTGCGGTGCTTCATCTTATTTGGGAGAGAAAAAACACTATTCCTCAGTTACCCGGATTATTTTTAATGGGAATGGTCTTGTTTTATTGTGTATATCTTCTCAACGGTAATTTATCTATGGCCATAGGCATCCATGGGGGATGGGTAGTAACCCTTGCTACCCTCGATACCCTTGATTTGTACGAATATAATACCGATGCTAATCCTTGGCTATGGGGATGTAAGGAAAGACCTTTGGGCAGTGTGGCAGGGATGTTTATATTATTGTTAACGTTATCAATTGTTCAATATTTTTTGGCTTAAATTTTTTAAACAATCCATTCCGAGGCGCGATCGCCCAAATCCAAGAAAATACTAACCGCTTTACCCAAACGAGGACGGTTTTTAGCTTCCAGAATGCCCACTTGTACTTGATTTACCACTCCCCAACCACTAAGATAGGTGGCAATTTGTTCTAAATGGGCATCATATTCTTCTATGGACAGGGGGAAAGAGCTTTGTTCTAAATATTTCCACATTACCTGAAAATATATACGATCCTTGATCCGTAAAATTTGTACATCATAGGAACAACCCCATTTATTGAAAATTAATGCTTGTAATTCTTTTCCTGTCATAGTTACACTGTTTTATCCTGGACATTTTAAGGTAAATCATGCTCATTTATTGAATTTGCTTATAGCAAAAATCAGAAAAAATGATATGTAGTTTATAATAATTCATAGAAGGGTTTGATCCTTAACACCGTAAATTAAGGTTTTTCCCCAGAAAACAGGGAATAACAATACTCAAAAAGGTTCATTTTTTGTAATAATTAAATAATAACTTGGATTTACCTCCCAAAAAAAGCCTATTTGCATTATTATTGGTCAAACCAAAGTTAAACATAATAAATTAGATAAATTTAAATATGACACAGATTCCTGCTAACTCTGATGTACCTGATATGGGGCGCCGTCAGTTCATGAATTTACTGACCTTTGGAACAATTACTGGTATTGCTGCGGGTGCTTTATACCCCGTAGTTAGTTATTTTATCCCTAAATCTGCTGGGGGTGCTGGTGGTGGTATCACGGCAAAGGATAAACTAGGGAATGATCTTTCTGCTAGTAAGTTCACTGCTAACCGTCAACCAGGCGATCGCAGTTTAGCCCAAGGATTGAAAGGAGATCCCACATATCTTATTGTGAGTGAAGATCAACAAATTGCATCCTATGGATTAAACGCCGTATGTACTCACCTTGGTTGTGTAGTACCTTGGAATGCCTCAGAAAATAAATTTATCTGTCCTTGTCACGGCTCCCAGTATAACAACGAAGGAAAAATGGTTCGTGGACCTGCTCCCCTTTCCCTTGCCCTTGTCCATGCCGACGTTAACGATGACAAAGTTATCTTAACCGATTGGGAAGAAACTGATTTCCGTGATGGCTCCAAACCTTGGTGGGCTTAGTCAATTTTCCTTATAAACCTTTAACGGTAAACAATTTAACAAAAATTAAGTAATTGTAAAATATCGATGAGAAATCATTTTCCTTTAGACAGTATAGTCAAAAATATTAGTAGGTTGTTGTTAGTGGCGATCGCCTCTACTTGCTTCTTCCTCGTCAACGACATCTTCCTACCCCAAGCAGCCAATGCTTACCCCTTCTGGGCTCAAGAAACCGCTCCTATGACCCCCAGAGAAGCCACTGGTCGCATTGTATGTGCCAACTGTCATCTCGCTGCCAAACCTGCCGAAGTGGAAATTCCCCAAGCAGTACTACCCGATACCGTATTTGAAGCAGTGGTCAAAATTCCCTATGATCATTCCCAACAACAGGTATTAGGAGATGGCTCTAAAGGTGGATTAAATGTCGGTGCCGTATTAATGCTACCCGATGGCTTCCAAATCGCTCCTGATGACCGCATTCCCGAAGAAATGAAGGAAAAAATCGGTGGAGTTTATTACCAATCTTACCGTGAAGGTCAAGAAAACTGGGTATTAGTCGGACCCATGCCTGGAGATGAATATGAAGAAATCGTCTTCCCTGTACTATCTCCTGACCCTGCCACCAATCCTAACATTCATTTTGGTAAATATTCCGTTCACTTGGGCGCCAACAGAGGTAGAGGACAATTATATCCTACTGGTCAATTAAGTAATAACAACGCTTTCAAAGCTCCCGTTGCTGGGGTAGTTAGCGACATTACCGAAGAAGAAGCGGGTGGATATTTGGTAACTATCA of Cyanobacterium sp. HL-69 contains these proteins:
- a CDS encoding AbrB family transciptional regulator, which translates into the protein MTEVATTPLSGKELLQKVKELSDVPRRERARRCGYYTESKNGKVRVNLTDFYDAVLSAKGVPLDPERTKDGRGREATFRVSVHKNGQIVIGSSYTKKMGLQSGDEFEIKLGYKHIHLKQVGEGDDFDMDDDE
- a CDS encoding Abortive infection protein, which gives rise to MIDWESNFITSTLINGNGIIKVILFLIIWGVVWLPIAFPLTRLINWHPATPISNSQKLTLIVSLYLIAPLLAWGVMSIDLHKISLTFSLSNFNCILWGYVIGIVTIIFTNLMTFAFGWAVWKKPSQFLMSVVKTLPLLLLVSLLIASVEELIFRGVFKDFLSQDYNIWLTAIISSAIFAVLHLIWERKNTIPQLPGLFLMGMVLFYCVYLLNGNLSMAIGIHGGWVVTLATLDTLDLYEYNTDANPWLWGCKERPLGSVAGMFILLLTLSIVQYFLA
- the petC gene encoding cytochrome b6-f complex iron-sulfur subunit PetC, coding for MTQIPANSDVPDMGRRQFMNLLTFGTITGIAAGALYPVVSYFIPKSAGGAGGGITAKDKLGNDLSASKFTANRQPGDRSLAQGLKGDPTYLIVSEDQQIASYGLNAVCTHLGCVVPWNASENKFICPCHGSQYNNEGKMVRGPAPLSLALVHADVNDDKVILTDWEETDFRDGSKPWWA
- the petA gene encoding plastoquinol:plastocyanine reductase subunit PetA, with product MRNHFPLDSIVKNISRLLLVAIASTCFFLVNDIFLPQAANAYPFWAQETAPMTPREATGRIVCANCHLAAKPAEVEIPQAVLPDTVFEAVVKIPYDHSQQQVLGDGSKGGLNVGAVLMLPDGFQIAPDDRIPEEMKEKIGGVYYQSYREGQENWVLVGPMPGDEYEEIVFPVLSPDPATNPNIHFGKYSVHLGANRGRGQLYPTGQLSNNNAFKAPVAGVVSDITEEEAGGYLVTITTAEGDTNTVNIPVGPELIVSNGQEVATGELLTNDPNVGGFGQKDTEVVLQSPARIAWLLLFIGGIMLAQILLVLKKKQIEKVQEAGMYF